Part of the Candidatus Dojkabacteria bacterium genome, TTAATTGTAGGGTCGGGTCCGGAAGAAAAATCGCTTAAGAAACTTGCCGGCAATTCTAAGTTCATTCATTTTCTACAGTTTTTGCCCGATGGTGTTATGTATGCACTTGTTAAGGCTGCCAAGGGGTTTATACATTGTGGAATTGAGGATTTTGGGATTGCCATGGTCGAGAGTATTTTCTTAAGTACGCCTGTTATTGCGTATGACCTTGGCGGAGCTTCTGATATTGTTAAGAAAGGTGTTTCCGGTATGCTTTTTAAATCTGCTAGTGCGTTGTGTGTTAAGCGGACTGTTGAAGAATTTGAGGGGTCAGCACTTTTTAAGTCTGGAGTTTCTGCTAAGGTTGTTGCTGAGTATAAGGACAGATATTCTCTTAAAACTTTTAAAGAAGGTTTGGAAAAGCAGGCTGGTATTAAGGTTCCAATGACTGCTGCCGCTGACAAAATTGCTCTTGTAAGGGATGATCAGGGTTTTGTGGGGAGGAGCTTAAGGGGGGAAGGGGATTGACACGAGACGTTTCCCGGTGTTAAGGTTTTGTAGAAGTTTATTTATATACAAATTCAATTCCCACATCTTTCGCCCTTTGCCTCTTAAATTCCCAAAACCTATCAGACTTCTTTGACGTAATAAGCACGTCCGGCATTAGTTTCCTTAAAAGATCCAAATGCTGCTTATTCCCCACCTTGGGATCTTTCGAAATAGTAACAGGATTAACAAACACCAAATCAATATCCCGTAAAGCACTTAAAACCTCTTTTCTTAAACCTTCTTTAAATATAGGCCTACTTGGGCCCTTACACTCGCTAACCGAAACATCGTTATCAATACATACGACTAAAAAGTCGCAATGCTTTTTAGCAAACGCAAAAAGCCTAACGTGCCCAATGTGCAAAACATCAAAAATACCGGAAATAAAGCCAACCTTTTTGCCGGCGGCTTTTGCCTTTTTAATAGAAGCAACTACATCATTCATATACAGAATGTTATCATACAATAAGGATTGCCAAAAGAGACCTAACTTGCTAGACTAATTGAACGTGGAAATTAATGTAAAAAACCGAAGAATGAAGAAAAACCCCCAAACCATAATAACACTTGTGCTATTAACTTTATTGGTTGCCGGACTAGGATACCTGATATATGCAGTTGCGGTCCCACTTCTTTCAAAGGTAACCGAATATGTGGAAAAAAACAACCAAACGATAGCAACAGCCGAGTTTTTTATATGGGACCGTGATGGAAAAATACCGCTAAACTACATAAACGGCTCAAACTACAATTTCATAATAACAAAGGTAGAAAAGCTAACAGACGTTAAAATAAACAAGCACATAGTACTTGACTATACAAACGGAGTT contains:
- a CDS encoding adenylyltransferase/cytidyltransferase family protein, producing the protein MNDVVASIKKAKAAGKKVGFISGIFDVLHIGHVRLFAFAKKHCDFLVVCIDNDVSVSECKGPSRPIFKEGLRKEVLSALRDIDLVFVNPVTISKDPKVGNKQHLDLLRKLMPDVLITSKKSDRFWEFKRQRAKDVGIEFVYK